In Populus alba chromosome 1, ASM523922v2, whole genome shotgun sequence, a single window of DNA contains:
- the LOC118061703 gene encoding uncharacterized protein encodes MTTSRRLADRKVDRFDKKVTKRGAVGETSTRKGKDYPVGPLLLGFFIFVVIGSSLFQIIRTATSGGMA; translated from the exons ATG acTACATCAAGGCGTCTTGCTGATAGGAAAGTCGATAGATTTGACAAGAAGGTTACAAAGAGAGGAGCTGTGGGCGAAACAAGCACCAGAAAGGGAAAGGATTATCCTGTTGGTCCTCTTCTCCTTGGATTCTTCATCTTTGTTGTCATTGGATCAT CTCTATTCCAGATAATCAGGACAGCTACAAGTGGAGGCATGGCCTAA